One Lutra lutra chromosome 7, mLutLut1.2, whole genome shotgun sequence DNA window includes the following coding sequences:
- the FBXO34 gene encoding F-box only protein 34 isoform X2, with the protein MHLKPYWKLQKKVRPLEISKETLRTPMSHRAAINDEKRKANYMKPSVFPSPSLGKASSRKPFGTLSPNVLCSMSGKSPVESSLNVKTKNAPSATIHQGEDGEGPLDIWAVVKPGNTKEKIAFFAAHQCSNRIGSMKIKSSWDIDGRATKRRKKSGDLKKAKIQLERMREVNSRCYQPEPFACGIEHCSVHYVSDSGDGIYAGRPLSVIQMVAFLEQRASALLATCTKNCTSAPAVLRLPGQPRGVLPASEPFSAPGACEESTERGSPEVGEPQSEPVRVLDMVARLESECLKRQSQREPGSLSRNNSFRRNVGRVLLANGTQADEGKANKGALEAPDTQVNPVGSVAVDCGHSRADRCSPEGNEAWDGAPGGCPPLPASVNFLTDSAKFESDQHSAMKNGSRYDVEMTEELAGSPFPPHTCSQATESRTDAVDCMSGELVPLPSQDPEQRRKESLCISITVSKVEQGQPSSLKSCEDPLPGMLFFLPPGQHQSDCSQLSEGTRESREAGQLRDAAEGDSTSEDKSVSPDAFVLPASPVESTLPVLETSSWKKQVSHDFLETRFKIQQLLEPQQYMAFLPHHLMVKIFRLLPTKSLVALKCTCCYFKFIIEYYNIRPADSRWVRDPRYREDPCKQCKKKYVKGDVSLCRWHPKPYCQALPYGPGYWMCCHRSQKGFPGCKLGLHDNHWVPACHSFNRAIHKKAKGTEAEEEY; encoded by the coding sequence ATGCACCTAAAGCCATACTGGAAACTCCAGAAGAAAGTGCGACCTCTGGAAATCAGCAAGGAAACTCTGAGAACTCCTATGAGCCACCGAGCAGCTATAAATGATGAAAAACGCAAAGCTAACTACATGAAACCGAGTGTCTTTCCTTCACCCTCTCTTGGTAAAGCGTCATCGCGAAAGCCTTTTGGGACTCTTTCTCCAAATGTTCTGTGCAGCATGAGTGGGAAGAGTCCTGTAGAGAGCAGCTTGAACGTTAAAACCAAGAATGCACCATCTGCAACAATCCACCAGGGTGAAGACGGAGAAGGGCCGCTCGATATCTGGGCTGTTGTGAAACCGGGAAATACCAAGGAGAAAATTGCATTCTTTGCAGCCCACCAGTGTAGCAATAGGATAGgatctatgaaaataaaaagctcttgGGATATTGATGGGAGAGCtactaaaagaaggaaaaaatcaggGGATCTTAAAAAAGCCAAAATACAGTTAGAAAGGATGAGGGAAGTGAACAGCAGGTGCTACCAGCCCGAGCCCTTTGCATGTGGCATTGAGCACTGTTCTGTGCATTATGTGAGTGACAGTGGCGATGGCATCTATGCCGGGAGGCCTCTGTCAGTCATCCAGATGGTCGCCttccttgagcagagagccagtgcCCTGCTAGCTACCTGTACGAAAAACTGCACCAGCGCACCTGCTGTGCTGAGGCTTCCCGGGCAGCCCAGAGGCGTGCTCCCAGCCTCCGAGCCCTTTTCTGCTCCAGGAGCTTGTGAGGAATCCACAGAAAGAGGAAGTCCTGAGGTCGGTGAGCCGCAGAGTGAGCCAGTCCGTGTGCTTGACATGGTAGCCCGGCTGGAGTCCGAGTGCCTGAAGCGGCAGAGCCAGCGCGAGCCTGGGAGCCTCTCGAGGAATAACAGCTTCCGTCGAAATGTGGGCCGGGTGTTGCTGGCGAATGGCACTCAGGCTGATGAAGGCAAAGCTAACAAAGGCGCCTTGGAGGCACCAGACACTCAGGTGAATCCTGTGGGGTCTGTAGCTGTGGACTGTGGCCACTCACGAGCGGACCGTTGTTCTCCTGAGGGGAATGAGGCATGGGACGGTGCTCCCGGGGGCTGTCCCCCGTTGCCAGCAAGTGTGAATTTCCTCACAGACAGTGCAAAGTTTGAGTCAGATCAGCACAGTGCTATGAAGAATGGCAGTAGGTATGATGTGGAAATGACAGAGGAACTTGCCGGGTCACCTTTTCCTCCTCACACCTGCTCTCAGGCCACGGAGTCGCGCACGGATGCTGTTGATTGTATGAGCGGAGAGCTCGTGCCGCTTCCGAGCCAGGATCctgagcagagaaggaaggaatcttTGTGCATTAGTATCACTGTGTCCAAGGTAGAGCAGGGCCAGCCTTCTAGTCTAAAGTCCTGTGAAGACCCACTTCCAGGGATGTTGTTTTTTTTGCCACCTGGTCAGCACCAGTCAGACTGTTCCCAGTTGAGTGAAGGCACAAGGGAGTCTCGTGAGGCCGGCCAGCTTCGAGATGCTGCGGAGGGCGACAGCACCTCTGAGGACAAAAGTGTTTCCCCTGATGCGTTTGTCCTGCCAGCCTCTCCTGTGGAAAGTACGTTACCGGTGCTTGAGACGTCCAGTTGGAAGAAGCAAGTGTCTCATGACTTTCTGGAGACCAGGTTTAAAATCCAGCAGCTTTTGGAGCCTCAGCAGTACATGGCATTTCTGCCCCACCACCTCATGGTGAAAATCTTCAGGTTACTTCCCACCAAGAGCTTAGTGGCTCTCAAGTGTACCTGCTGCTATTTCAAGTTTATCATCGAATACTACAACATCAGGCCGGCAGATTCCCGCTGGGTGCGAGATCCTCGATACAGAGAGGACCCTTGCAAGCAGTGCAAGAAGAAATACGTGAAGGGGGACGTGTCCCTGTGCCGGTGGCATCCCAAGCCCTATTGCCAGGCATTGCCCTACGGGCCAGGGTACTGGATGTGCTGCCACCGGTCTCAGAAGGGCTTCCCCGGCTGTAAGCTGGGGCTTCACGACAATCACTGGGTCCCTGCTTGCCACAGCTTTAATCGGGCAATCCATAAGAAAGCAAAGGGGACCGAAGCTGAAGAGGAGTACTGA
- the FBXO34 gene encoding F-box only protein 34 isoform X1 → MGFGASVGLRRAALGARSASAVGCEPGLQLPPPHRGVQPRARPRPGQERRASVMHLKPYWKLQKKVRPLEISKETLRTPMSHRAAINDEKRKANYMKPSVFPSPSLGKASSRKPFGTLSPNVLCSMSGKSPVESSLNVKTKNAPSATIHQGEDGEGPLDIWAVVKPGNTKEKIAFFAAHQCSNRIGSMKIKSSWDIDGRATKRRKKSGDLKKAKIQLERMREVNSRCYQPEPFACGIEHCSVHYVSDSGDGIYAGRPLSVIQMVAFLEQRASALLATCTKNCTSAPAVLRLPGQPRGVLPASEPFSAPGACEESTERGSPEVGEPQSEPVRVLDMVARLESECLKRQSQREPGSLSRNNSFRRNVGRVLLANGTQADEGKANKGALEAPDTQVNPVGSVAVDCGHSRADRCSPEGNEAWDGAPGGCPPLPASVNFLTDSAKFESDQHSAMKNGSRYDVEMTEELAGSPFPPHTCSQATESRTDAVDCMSGELVPLPSQDPEQRRKESLCISITVSKVEQGQPSSLKSCEDPLPGMLFFLPPGQHQSDCSQLSEGTRESREAGQLRDAAEGDSTSEDKSVSPDAFVLPASPVESTLPVLETSSWKKQVSHDFLETRFKIQQLLEPQQYMAFLPHHLMVKIFRLLPTKSLVALKCTCCYFKFIIEYYNIRPADSRWVRDPRYREDPCKQCKKKYVKGDVSLCRWHPKPYCQALPYGPGYWMCCHRSQKGFPGCKLGLHDNHWVPACHSFNRAIHKKAKGTEAEEEY, encoded by the coding sequence AGCCTCTGTTATGCACCTAAAGCCATACTGGAAACTCCAGAAGAAAGTGCGACCTCTGGAAATCAGCAAGGAAACTCTGAGAACTCCTATGAGCCACCGAGCAGCTATAAATGATGAAAAACGCAAAGCTAACTACATGAAACCGAGTGTCTTTCCTTCACCCTCTCTTGGTAAAGCGTCATCGCGAAAGCCTTTTGGGACTCTTTCTCCAAATGTTCTGTGCAGCATGAGTGGGAAGAGTCCTGTAGAGAGCAGCTTGAACGTTAAAACCAAGAATGCACCATCTGCAACAATCCACCAGGGTGAAGACGGAGAAGGGCCGCTCGATATCTGGGCTGTTGTGAAACCGGGAAATACCAAGGAGAAAATTGCATTCTTTGCAGCCCACCAGTGTAGCAATAGGATAGgatctatgaaaataaaaagctcttgGGATATTGATGGGAGAGCtactaaaagaaggaaaaaatcaggGGATCTTAAAAAAGCCAAAATACAGTTAGAAAGGATGAGGGAAGTGAACAGCAGGTGCTACCAGCCCGAGCCCTTTGCATGTGGCATTGAGCACTGTTCTGTGCATTATGTGAGTGACAGTGGCGATGGCATCTATGCCGGGAGGCCTCTGTCAGTCATCCAGATGGTCGCCttccttgagcagagagccagtgcCCTGCTAGCTACCTGTACGAAAAACTGCACCAGCGCACCTGCTGTGCTGAGGCTTCCCGGGCAGCCCAGAGGCGTGCTCCCAGCCTCCGAGCCCTTTTCTGCTCCAGGAGCTTGTGAGGAATCCACAGAAAGAGGAAGTCCTGAGGTCGGTGAGCCGCAGAGTGAGCCAGTCCGTGTGCTTGACATGGTAGCCCGGCTGGAGTCCGAGTGCCTGAAGCGGCAGAGCCAGCGCGAGCCTGGGAGCCTCTCGAGGAATAACAGCTTCCGTCGAAATGTGGGCCGGGTGTTGCTGGCGAATGGCACTCAGGCTGATGAAGGCAAAGCTAACAAAGGCGCCTTGGAGGCACCAGACACTCAGGTGAATCCTGTGGGGTCTGTAGCTGTGGACTGTGGCCACTCACGAGCGGACCGTTGTTCTCCTGAGGGGAATGAGGCATGGGACGGTGCTCCCGGGGGCTGTCCCCCGTTGCCAGCAAGTGTGAATTTCCTCACAGACAGTGCAAAGTTTGAGTCAGATCAGCACAGTGCTATGAAGAATGGCAGTAGGTATGATGTGGAAATGACAGAGGAACTTGCCGGGTCACCTTTTCCTCCTCACACCTGCTCTCAGGCCACGGAGTCGCGCACGGATGCTGTTGATTGTATGAGCGGAGAGCTCGTGCCGCTTCCGAGCCAGGATCctgagcagagaaggaaggaatcttTGTGCATTAGTATCACTGTGTCCAAGGTAGAGCAGGGCCAGCCTTCTAGTCTAAAGTCCTGTGAAGACCCACTTCCAGGGATGTTGTTTTTTTTGCCACCTGGTCAGCACCAGTCAGACTGTTCCCAGTTGAGTGAAGGCACAAGGGAGTCTCGTGAGGCCGGCCAGCTTCGAGATGCTGCGGAGGGCGACAGCACCTCTGAGGACAAAAGTGTTTCCCCTGATGCGTTTGTCCTGCCAGCCTCTCCTGTGGAAAGTACGTTACCGGTGCTTGAGACGTCCAGTTGGAAGAAGCAAGTGTCTCATGACTTTCTGGAGACCAGGTTTAAAATCCAGCAGCTTTTGGAGCCTCAGCAGTACATGGCATTTCTGCCCCACCACCTCATGGTGAAAATCTTCAGGTTACTTCCCACCAAGAGCTTAGTGGCTCTCAAGTGTACCTGCTGCTATTTCAAGTTTATCATCGAATACTACAACATCAGGCCGGCAGATTCCCGCTGGGTGCGAGATCCTCGATACAGAGAGGACCCTTGCAAGCAGTGCAAGAAGAAATACGTGAAGGGGGACGTGTCCCTGTGCCGGTGGCATCCCAAGCCCTATTGCCAGGCATTGCCCTACGGGCCAGGGTACTGGATGTGCTGCCACCGGTCTCAGAAGGGCTTCCCCGGCTGTAAGCTGGGGCTTCACGACAATCACTGGGTCCCTGCTTGCCACAGCTTTAATCGGGCAATCCATAAGAAAGCAAAGGGGACCGAAGCTGAAGAGGAGTACTGA